The window AAGCGAAATTTCATTTTGGATCAGGTAAGCTGTAACTTTGAAGTTGAAAAAACTGATAATTGTAGAATTAATGTTTGgggttttaaacttttttttttttttttttctttttctgaaagacaAATGTGTCTGCTGCCGCCCAGAGAAGAAAAATGTGCCTCTTTGCAGGCTTCCAACGAAAAGCTGTTGTAGTTTGCCCAAAAGATGAAGACTATAagcaaagaacacagaagaaagcagaagtagagggaaAAGACCTACCAGAACATGCAGTTCTCAAAATGAAAGGCATGAAGTTCTGTTATGTTAAATATCCTGTGATTTGTATCTGTTAACTTAATGTCAGTAATAACTGTTTCAAGAGTTAAACTAACTGTAAATGAACATATATATCTAACTTGTGCTTGTAAGAAAATGTAAGTAAAATATGACTAGGTGTTGTGTGTTTTGCAAAAATTAACAGCTGATTGAGAGTTACAGGCTTCAGGGTTGTGAATGTGTATGTAATGGGTTTGTAGGTTAATATGATTTTATGTTTTGCAGGAAACTTTACTCTGCCAGAAGTAGCTGAGTGCTTTGATGAAATAACCTATGTTGAACTTCAGAAGGAAGAAGCCCAGAAACTTTTGGAGCAATAtaaggaagaaagcaaaaaggcTCTTCCACCGGAAAAGAAACAGAACACAGGCTCAAAGAAGAGCAATAAAAATAAGAGTGGCAAGAACCAGTTTAACAGAGGCGGTGGCCATAGAGGACGTGGTGGATTCAATATGCGTGGTGGAAATTTCAGAGGAGGAGGCAAGTTAATTTTGAGTAGTATTTGGTCCAAGGTTGAAACAAATGGTACCCTTCTAGTTTGGGTCTGTATATTACTTAGCTGAATTTAACATAGGAAGCTTTTGATGTGCATTATCTTAGCTGTCTTGGTAAGCATCTAGGTTATGTTGAATGGTTAAACATTTTTCTCCTAAAATGAAGGAATGGTCCAAAAGAACCCTAAGTCTCATGTAAAGAAGGTAGCAACACACTATTAAATGAAACGTTTCTTGTTTTCTAGCTCCTGGGAATCGAGGTGGATATAACAGGAGGGGCAGTATGCCGCAgagaggaggcggcggcggcggcagtggTGGCATTGGCTATCCGTACCCTCGCGGCCCTGTCTTTCCCAGCCGCGGTGGCTACTCAAACAGAGggaactacaacagagggggaatGCCTAACAGAGGGAACTACAACCAGGTAACCATTTACAATCTTTGCAGATGctgattttctatttaatttagtGTAAAAGGTTAAATATGATGGGCAGCCTCAGTTAAGAGTTAAGAATACAGTGTATATGCATAATTAGgataaaatgcataaaatttatTAATGTTAACTTTTAGGTGCATTAACTGTTATTAGGAGCAAGTCAGGTGTGATGTCTCATAGTGAATAAGTTAATCACCTGAAAGGAAACCCAGCAGAGTGCTCAGAGGTTCATGGCTGACTGCCCATCCATCCATTACTGCAGCCATGTCCCCTCTTTTTCCCTTGCCCCTTAGATAAACCTAACAACTTGTGTTCTGagttctttaaagattttttttcttttttgtagaacTTCAGAGGACGAGGAAACAATCGTGGCTACAAAAATCAATCTCAGGGCTACAACCAGTGGCAGCAGGGTGTAAGTAATTCCTTATGTGCTTTTATGTACATTTAATTGTATTTTGAGTTCATAAGAATCAATCTTGAAAAAAGATCTTGTCCAGGGATCAAAGTGTTTATAAATAAGTATTACAGGGCAAGCTGTGAGTTGTATTGCAGTTGTAGCTGTATACTATCTTTTGAAGGCGAGATAGGTTGGAGTTTGCTGtaacttaatattttttaataaagtaatatttaattcatatggtttttttttttaactgatagcTTTAATTGTATAAACTAACCGAAGTCGTAATGTGTTTCCTTTTGTAATGTGTATTGATAATGGGATGTTAATACTAACTAAATCTGGCTTGATAAATCAGAGGAATGACAGGTATAAATTTGTTTCCAGCAATTACTCTGAATTAGATTGTCATTTCCTAAAAGCAATTTGAGTGGCTTAttgatgttttttctttaaaaaaaaaattttctcttaCAGCAATTCTGGGGTCAGAAGCCATGGAGTCAGCATTATCACCAAGGATATTATTGAATACCCAAATAAAACGAACTGATACATATTTCTCCAAAACCTTCACAAGAAGTCGACTGTTTTCTTTAGTAGGCTAACTTTTTAAACATTCCACAAGAGGAAGTGCCTGCGGGTTCCTTTTTTAGAAGCTTtgtgggttgatttttttttttcttttcttttttgtacatttttaattGCAGTTTTAAAGTGAATCGTAAGAGAACCTCAGCATTGTGCACGATAAGAGAATGTGTCAGTATTTCAGGGTTCTacattttatctgtaaaatgtgacttttttttttatcacaacaAAAGTAAAATGTTGCTTTGTACCTGGTGTCTTTTATTAAGAATTTACTCCCCCCCATTTCTCACAGAGATAACAGTCGGGAGTCATTGTCACAATATAATAGAAATGTTAGCAACCAGATTCATGTAAGGACTTAGTGGTCCTCATGAATTGCATAAGACTCTGTACTGCTCATATTACACTCCATCCTCTCTGTAGTTTGCTGAGTAGTGGAGGGGTAAGCTAAATAGTAGTTTTTGACAGTAACTGGGAAGGCTCGCTCTTTTTAAGTAACAATGGAATTGGCATATTTGGGAATGAAGATAAAATTTGGAACTAAGATAGAGAAGATGGAGTGTATGTAGAAGGGctgttaaaaaatgtaaaacttggTTGCATTATTTGTGGAGGCTCAAACTTGTGAAGGTTTAAGTACcataatttttccatttgttctgCATTTTGATTCTGAAAAGAAAGCTGGCTTTGcccatttcttattaaaaaaccTTGTTGTAAATCCAGTTGTCTAATGGGATCTATATGAAGTTAGCTATGTCTGTATGCCCTTCTCCCACAAAATACTGTATAACTAGTGTGCTTGTAGTAGTTAACTCCACCATCTTTGTAAGCTAATGAAATTGTGAGTCACCcatttatatcttaatttttaatcaTGTCAGTTCTTGAATGGGTATCTCCTTAGCctgctgatttctttttctttctaaagaaagTGGGTGGAGAAATTAATTTAGACGTTTGTttgcaataaaaagaattcattttacTCTTGTTTTGGGATTCTCGCCATCAAGGTTCAAAATCCCTTTATGAAACTCCCAAGAGGAGAAAATTTAAGTGTGTGCTTTCTGGACAGCTTATTCTTTACTCTGCACTTGGAACATTTaggttttaaaaacttaaatgtatatTGACAATTGACGTAAAATTATGAAGTTGaactcttcccttcccctccccccagatGACTTTAAACATTTAATGAGGGGAAAAGGTACTGGCTGGGAGAAGTTAACACTCAGTTTACCATCTTTAGAAAATGCTAATGGCTGTCCTCAACTGataattatatttacatttatataatacATGAAACTCTGGGAACAGATGCTTTTAGAAGCCATCATGCAAGCCAGTCAATACTACACAACACTGCTAACTTAACTGTAGTTATGTGATAACATTAGATCCCCTAATTGTAATTTTATTGGGTTTGCACAGAACACTTAATCTTCTAAAGGACCCTCACTTAAGGTGAGGAATCAGGAGTCAAACTGTAGAACTAAAACTTGACATCAGTTTAGTGTTTCATTGGTGTTACAGGTTTCTTCTGGTAAGTataggtttgtttatttttctgactgcctagatttttgttttagccattttaagtcagatttttaaCTTCAGAAATTTTCTTGCTGAAAGATGAGCTGGAGTTGAGTTTCAGATGATGATGTAGGTTCCGTTGAGAATGTTTTGGTTGTAACACACTTACAATAGGAATACTTAACAGTATAAGATAGTGCCTCAAGGGCTTTTGTCTTTTTAGCAATTGCAACTATATGCATGAGCCTACTTTTCAGGATGCATCAGTATTACTAGGATTGCATAGACTTGTCCAGGGGGAAAAAGAAAGCTTTGTTGCTAATCAGTGTTTAGGTGTCCTAATTTAAGTACTATTGAAAAACCTTGGATATACTTTCTAGTTCAAAATTGTGTATTTTGCTACTCTAATCATTGCAATGGGAAAGTGATGGCCATGGGACAATTCTGTAGGCTTGTTGTGCCTGTGTAGCACAGAAAATTTGGGAAAGAGAGATAAGAATGTTGATAGAAAATGTTAGGTTTTAAGAAGCATTTTCAAGGTCAGAATTACTGTTAACTATTACTATCTTCATTTGTATGAAATGAAACAAATCTAGAGAATATATAAGAAATTAAGAGGAGGGAGTGCACCATATAGCAAGCAAGAGAAAAAGTTGATGCCAAATTTGGCAGAACAAGATCTATAAACAAAAAACTTGGTTTACTGTTCACCTCTCCCCTTGCCTATATCCCCTCTATGGCAAGCAAAACTGGATAAATTTCTGAACAGATGTCCCAACTCCACCTTAGAAAACTCACCTGTGAGACTTGTTCCAAGAGATGCTGTCACTAGAAACTTTTGTATATAGTTGATTATACTTGCAATCATCCTGAGACAAGAATTGGATTAGATTGGTTACTTGTACAAAAACAGCATAAAGATAGAAATGATAAAAGTTAGAACTGAAACTGTAAAAAGTTACCTCTGTTGAACGGTTACATCTTGTTGCTCATACCTGGCCTTGGGTGGAGAGCTCCAGCTCTGATTGAAGAGCCTGAGACTTGACTTGTGGCCCTAATACACAAACAGCAAGGTGAGATCTTAGGATGAAGGCTGAGTCCAACCAGTTTGACACTGAAGTGACAAGCTACGTtaaatgtagaaaacaagctCTCGTTTGCCTTAGGATCCTGTCTGAAAATAAGGAATGAAACTAGTTTTAAATGCTAGCAACAGGTATTAAGcttcttaaaaacaatttttttcaggGAAAGATTACTCAGTATTTTTCAACTCTTGCAGAATTTACATTCATGGAAAGATTGTGCCGCGTATGCCTCAGGTGTGGGAGTTGAATTGACATGATTTCCTATGAACTTAATGTTTGAACAGGCTTTTTATCCTAGGATTGTTTTTTTAACAGGTTCCATTGCACAAACAATATTTTGATAGTATTTAAGGCAGTGGTGCAAACACCTTTTACATAGGAAGATTGTAGATCTGGAAATGTGTTTCTGATGTGTTTTGAAAGCCAAAACCAAGATAAATATattaaggagaaattaaggaagataTAAACTTGTATCTTGGTAGTCCAAGTTGAAGTTTATGGTATTTGACACACAAAACATTTCAGTTTTCATAATTCACATATAACTTAAAatgtctctctttaaaaaaaaaagtggagccTGTAGGACAGAAAAGTCATCCACTTTTCAACCCCCCAGAAGACTCATTTTGGAAGGAACCTGATTCTTCTAAAgccatttttctaaaattcttaAGATGTTTGAATCTAAACTTGTTCATATTTCTGGGGctctggagctcaaaaaaatgGGTTTAGATTTTAGCATTTTAGTAACACATAATGAAAGTAAGGATGTGTAATAATGACCTGGCAGTAAGCTGCAGTGCTTAGTTTATGTGTTGTAACTCTCTTACACATGAGTTTTAAAGAACCATTAGTGCTTTAAGAAGCTTAGCAGCTGCTTCAGATCTCTTAAAGCTTGGGATTTACCACTCATGTAAACCTCAGTCTCCTAAATTAGTTGCCTTAAACTTAACTAAAAAGAGTTGAGAGTGCAATATTTTTGTGATAGTGGAGAGCCTTTTCCTTGTATCATTTTGAGATGTGACTTTGGCCATCAGTCCCCAACTCCTATACTCAAACATGCAGGTAATAGATGTAGCCAGTTTAGTGCTTGGAGTTTTATTTGGGGTGTTCTAATGCCCAATTTTTAACTTAGTACTATTAATCGTACTACATGTACATGATtacaagacaataaaaatacattgttCCCCTAACTACTGTTGAAGTGACATTTATCTTAACTAGTCCTTATTAACCTtgataataaaaagtaaatcCTTAAGAATTAATTTGGAAACGACCTACTGGACTGGTTGGTTGTAGTGTGTGTCCTTGAGTGTGTTgcaatagaaaaaattaaaaactatgaccttaacattaattttaaattacaagCTTATACATTTGAACAGGTAGTaacctaatttttaaattctgctaATCTTGGTGGTCACAGTAGTGACTTTCAACCATGGAAATAGGTGGACCTTAGAATATAGCTTTAGGTAGGAGGGTAATGGCTAACTAAGATAAACACTTAAGTGagagtatatacatacatacgtgTATATACTTTCACATCCTAGCCGATCAGAGATTCAGGTGATAGGTTACGGTTTAGTTTGCCCGAGGAATTTAGTCCATGAGGAATAGTAAACTGAAAATAGGTAGAAATATTACTCAAAAGGTTAACCTAGAATACTCAAAAAGGTAACACCTGTACATGGTGTGATCAGGTTGAAAATGTGCTGTCCACGTGAGAAGCTGAATAAGTACTGTTTGACATGTAGACAGTTGGTAGTTTCCCTTGTGATTGTGGGTCCAATATTATGGGAGTGAATGTTGCAGGTAACTGTTAGGCCAGGACGTCTGTAATCTCTGGTTAGATGAGTTATTGGGACAAGAACTTAATCATGTACTTAATGTAGTCAATTCTAGTTACTTAggaatattctaatttttttctccttacacTAGGAATCAACATAAACTTGGATCTTGACAAGGAACAGgggttttgcttttaaataaaacGGGATTTGTTGGTATGAGAAACAGTTGAAAGTGATAGCATAACAGTCCAGGCAGATGGATATGGGAAGGTTCAGGTTCAGTTCCTTAAATGTTTGAGTTAAAATCAGCACTCCACCAGTGGCACAGCAGTTACTGCTGCAAATGTTCAGTTCACCTTGGGGATCTGCACAAGTGGACACTGTAGGGACGACAGGCTTGGAAGGCTAGCATCGAGTTTGGAACCTGTAAACACCGAACTGCTTGTTGCATGTTCTTCCTGCCAGTCCTCTGATACTCCCATTACATGATCTTACAGGAAGTAAAAATTAGTTTTGgctagtaaaatattttacactTGCCAAGCACTTGAGAAGCATTGCCACAAATTAGCATTAgccaaaaaatcttttaaaaataaaagcaatcaaGAACTTTGAGATATAGGCACTGTAGACAGCTTGCATGGCATGAAATCTTCAAAGTATTCAGGCATACATAGAATGAGAACAGTTGAAGCTTACTTGAATGACAGGATAATCTTTTACCTTAGCTGTTATTAAGGTACCCTTTTAGTTGTAGTTAAGGGAGATGGGAGAGTCATGGTCAAGAAAAACAGAAGATTCCAACTTACTgttttttggtggtttttttttttaaaaataaagcaaatgataaTGTGCTGATTTAAGTTTCATCTCCTTTTCCTTAGTCTGTCCATGTGAATGTGCTGTGTGGAAGAGTAAAAGGGCCCAAGTAAATGTGTTCCAGTGATTCCAATAGGTATTCCAAATTAATTGCTGCTTGTACGTTTAACACTTGTTATATTGGGCTTCCAGGGTCTCACCTTAACTAGAACTCTTAAAAAGACAGGAAAGGGAGAAATTAGTAACTAGGTGGGTAGATCTGTCtataattagaaggaaaaaaaagttctaaTAGCTCCTTTGTATACCTGAAATGTGAAGCATATTTAGTAGAATGTTAGTTGGTGGTCCTCTTGCAGAGATTAGAGGCAGTACATGCAAATAGAGCCAAGTCATTTTGAGATTATCTCATTCTAATGGTTCAGATTCcttctgtttaatgttttgtATGTTTCAACACCCTACTTGTAGTTTAAATACTTAAAGTATTCTAATGCAAAGAGATGCCTATGTCCTTGGGTTCCCACAATCCTGCAACTATGGTAAATGCACAAATAAGCAGCTTATAAAAACTTCGAAAACCATCTTTTGGATGATGAGGTGGTGAACATTTATATCAAAAGTCCATTAAACCAGGAATTGAAATCTAAGGCAAGGACTTTGATTATGCTAGTTCAGAAGCATGTATGAAACTAGGAAGAAATTTCCCTCACTACATACTTCAGAATGTGTTTTGGTGAGATGAGAGGACTGGGGTGCTATACTGACGGGAAATAAAAAGATCAGGATTTCCTCAAATACAGTTTTATTCTGTCAATCTCTTAATGGCTTTTGAAGAGCAGACAGGGTAAAAGGTAAAATTCACAACCCTTCCTTTATTGGAGGAAAAAACCATAAAAActaggaaaatgtttttaaaggagGCTTAGAATTTAGATAGCAAAACACATTTCATTTCACAAGACTTGTCCTCGGGGCCTAAGGAGGaagacattttaataaaaattgaccCTGTAGGAAACCAGTTTGTGTTGATTTGAATATCCTAAGGGTGGGCCATAAAATAGGTGTTTCCTAACCTACAGAACTCTGGAAGTTATTCTTAGAAAAAAGGTGGAACAGATAACTGCCCATGTGAACATTAGTGAACAACAGAAATCTTTGACTTTATAATATAGTCAGTGGTAGTTTTCTcaagataaaaatacaaatacttgCAAAGTCTATAATCTCTAGAAAATGTGAATGCAGTGGTCGAAAAGACTCATAAAATGTTTGCAACACTGATCAGTAGCGCCTACATTATAAACTTTGAAATGTAatactctgaaaaatactgtgtaAGATAATTTGTCCCTAAAGCGTCTCTTTTCAGAGAAAATTCATGTATTGAActtaatgcacacacacaaaaatatcctGTGTAAGATATCAGTATCTGGGTGGTAGAAGATAGCGCTGACCTGATTTGATGACCAATGGACCGTATTTTTAAGATGCTTCCAAAAGATTTTATTCTAGAGGACCATTAAAAACTACAATTAAAACAATCATTGTACTTTTTCTACTTTCCTCATTAAGGTATTCTGCTCTCCCACAGTCATGTACCTTACATGACTTAAGGGGTGCCTTAATCCCCATCCACCAGATTTTTACCTAGGAATAGAAGGATTCAAACCCTATTTGATACCTAGCATTTTGCTGAAAAGTGTGCATAAACAGGAATCCTGAATTTATTATATAGACCTCCTCGCATTATAAAAGTGAAGCAAAGGGAAACCAGCGATGGAGTAGAGGTACGTAGCCTGGAGAGATGCTTGCAAATAATGGTACTAGGGATAGTCAAATTTGTTGGCAAACTTGCTCAATATAAATCACAAGTCCAGAGAAAAGctagttaattttaaaaaccctGAGGTTCTTTTATTGAAAGGTAAAACAAGGCAaaaggaggggtgggggaagatGGGGACTGCATAAAGCACTTAAAGATAGTAGGTATGATAGATGAGCCACGAAAAGTTTTAAACCTACTAATGACGACAATTCTATTTTAATCAGCTATTTAGCTGGTACCTACTGCTATATCACGTAGTGTGAAAAATCGGATTTAATGGAATAATGAAGCAGTGCAGCTGAAACCTTCATGTGGGCCTGGAAGGTAGGTTATTCTTTCAGCTTAAGTGTGAAAAGCATGTAAGCTTCTGGATGAGAGGGATTAGTGAATGTTTAATAATTCAACTGACAACTGCTTTATGCCAGACACTATTGGGAATGTAAAGATAAAAATTGACAGGGTTCTTAGCTATAGTCCGTGACCAGTGGAAGTGTCTACCACTACTGGTGTAACAGAGGAAACAAACTAATACGAGAGCCTAAATGAGATGATGATGAACCTAATTGTAGAAGTTGGTGAGCAACAGGATGTTACAGAGAGGAAATAGGAGAAGGGCACTCTTAAGTGAAATGAAGAAGTGAGCAGAGGTGAGTTCATGGTGAGCCAGAGGCACACTGGCAGTAGGATTGGCAGGATTTACCAGCTTGAAGTTGGATGGCGAGGAGAAGATTGGACTACAGGAACCAGAAGTGGAAGTGTCAGGGTCAACTTGGAGGCCCTATTCAAAGTGTCCAGTAGCAGTGTGTGATACAGGCCTAGGGCGTGTTACATGATCCAGTAATTCATTTTGTATCATCCTAGTAGTTCAAGAAGAAAACGTGCTAATACTGTAAATTTATGAAATGACATAAGTAATCCAAGTAAGTATTTAAACCTGTGTTTTTATCCAGGTCTCCAGTTTGTGCAGTCTTCTGTGAAAATGAACTAACCTTGTTACTGGTGAAAGCCTTGGAAATTTTTGCCAGCCGAGAGATTTGTCTCTTAACTTGGGGTAAGATTTAATAATAGTGTGCTAGAGCTGGAAGGGGTTTAGTTACTTAATCCATTGGCCTGATTTTATATGTTACATGTTATTAAAATATGATCAGTTCTCATCAGTTTCCCACCTACCCTGCCCTTTAGAACAAATGGCTGTCACATCATGGAATTGTTCACATAGTTACTCAGGTCAATTTGAATAATGTAGACTGCACTGAGCTTTGATTTATGCCAGTAACAGGAGGCAGGTGATCTTGTGAAACTTAGTTCTCCATTCAGTGTCCAAGGTTCTCCCTGTGGTGGTGGCCAGATAATTAAGATCAATAAAGATCAGAACAGTGGTCCCCAACttctttggcaccagggactggtttcgtggaagTCAACTGTTCAcctgctgtgtggcccagttcctaacaggccatgaaCCAGTGTCGATCCTGGGGTTGGGGATCCCAGATTTTGTGTACATGTGTCACTCATGATCCAGACGGCACTTGATAAACCATAAACACTTGTGTACCCTAAGCCGTAAGAAGGTGGGCACAGGAGGGAAAATGGTACCTTTCTCATGAACTGGAGCAAGCCCTACCTCCTAAAAAGAGGCACGACGTAAGTCTCAAGacatctcttcctttctctatttAGTTAACCATGATAATAGGCCCGTAACAATAATGCTGTAATTCTATCTACCAGTGTTCATTCCTTAACCAGGAAGGCCTCTAAGCTTGTGTTTTAATGTTGATATTTACTAAAACcaaaaatggatgaatgaatgagtgaatgcttTGGGCTTAGTTGGGTGTTGggtgcttttttttaaatggcagccaatttattattataaatgtctTTACATAATGGAACAACAACATATGTTTaattttgcaattctttttcctttgcacCACACAAGTTTCAGAAGATATTTTTGTGCATGCCATGTACAAGTTTAAAttctccttaaaaataaaaaccctgcATACTTCCAAGAAATATTTAGAGCAGCTAAAAATCACATTTCCTTTCTGAGAGATAACTCACCTGTTAAAATGGGAGAATACAGTCAAGCAATGGGtacattttaaaagcaacaaTTGGAAAGCGATGATCCATTAGTTTTAAGTCTGATATAACATCACTGACTTTAGAGACCAGAAAGTGTCCCTTCATTTTTAACAGGGTACAGGAATACAGTTGGGACTTCTGTTTTTAAGGCAAGTTTTAACATCCAACTGAGATTTTATTTCTTGAGACATCAGGTGTACTCTCTACTCACTATAAGGAAACACTTTCTAAACAAGTTAAACACGAGGATTATTTGAAGTGAGTCCATCATGCTATCCTGACAGTAGATACAGGGCCAGAATAAGTTTGTAAATACTGACACGTGTAAAAAAGATGGCAGCTTACACATACTTTTACACATTTACTTGATTGAAAGCCATTTTATGGTACATAAAATGTTCTCTGTAGTTCATCTCAGCTTTGTTCACAATGAGTGACTTGTGTCTGGGTTTTCTATGCTCAAGActgctcagctgctgctgctgccgccgccgttGGTTTGTTTTCTTGCAGGATCAAGGTGGGTACTTTCGTATAAAATCTTGTTTTTAATTCCTTCTCTGGCAAGTCTTTCCTGGATTCTTAGCTTTGCATAATTATACCTACAGTGGAACCTAGTAAGGAGAACGTGAATAAATTACCAATATAACATACCTATGGGAactaatttgaaatttttaaaagcttacagATGACTGTCAGTGGTATATACCATAGGCAGGGATGAAGTGAGCATTAGGATAAAAGATTGAGGCTTTCCTAAATGAAGTATAAACCCTGACATGGCATTAATGCAGTGTCTGATGTCACATTCATctgttcatttgaaaaatgacacaaaacacatgtgtgtatatatagatatctaAAAGATTAAAGCCAGTCCAGCAATATCATTTTGTAAGAGAATCTTAAGTAAGGGTGGGAATCTCTCAGTGGGAGATTGCTGAGTATAGCATGTGCTTTGGAATTAGATTAACCTGTTAAAATCTTCTTGAATACTTAACACTCATACCAGCATCCTAAAGTCACCACGATAAATCCTCCTACTCCAACGTCACATGATCTTCTAATTCTGCCTGTCGAAAGGAATCATGAACACTATAATCGTGACTGTGATACTTCATCTAGAACAAAACTGTAAACACATGGAGAAATGTTTTTTATACATGAAGAAAAATAGATATACTCACTAGTTAACAAAAAATGTCCAAGGCCAGCCACAACAGATCCTAATGAGCCATATAATACCGAATCCCGTGCACAGGGAATGTTTTCAACATCTAAAATTCCTAGGAGTTTAAAGGgctaggaaaaattaaaaattacattgcGTTAAAGAATATTTTACTTCAGGGTGGTttggcaaagattaaaaacaaaccatCCTGCTTTGGTATCTAATATGAATGAATCTAAAATGGAAACCTTGAGAATTTGACCACAAAGTACTAAGTAGTAAATTAAACCTGAAGAGATACGGGATCATGCTTATGTCATAATTTGTTAATCAGCTGGTTTGGAGATAGGGGCATACATTATTTCATGAGCTCTTTGAATCTCTCTCTGGAATCTCTTGGGGATTTGGCTATCACTGAAGGTAAATGGCAGCATAATTACAATTTGAGAAACAGATGGGAAAGTGAAATTGTTCTAACCATGTTACTTATAATATTTAGTATACTGTTTTAAATTCCTTTAAGGATGACTGCAGATTTTATCTGTGTTAAGTAGTAACAgcatttcagttttgtttataataataaatattttgacaAGTCCCTTGTCTGTTTCCTTACCTGTGATACGAAGTTGCACTTGATTTATTTGTTGAAGTACATAGTAACCACATCTAGATGTGATGGAAAAAAGTGGAAATCTAAGAGGGTTGGATTTtagtctcagctctgccactaacTTCTGTAACCTGTaggatatatttttttatttggcctgCAGCCTGTAATGAAGGGGTTTGGCTAGGTGATAATTTCTTTCAAgtctaaaatgatttttaaattcttcataCAGTCTGCATTGGATTTATGGATTTGTTCTCCCTCTTTGAAAAATACTGCCACTTTAAGAGTGACATTTTCAACCTGATGTCTTGTCATTCTCACTGTGTAtattggggttggggggggggcagaca is drawn from Bubalus kerabau isolate K-KA32 ecotype Philippines breed swamp buffalo chromosome 5, PCC_UOA_SB_1v2, whole genome shotgun sequence and contains these coding sequences:
- the LOC129652955 gene encoding cytochrome c oxidase assembly protein COX20, mitochondrial isoform X1; translation: MAAAPEPGEPGKGKPFKLLGILDVENIPCARDSVLYGSLGSVVAGLGHFLLTSRIRRSCDVGVGGFIVVTLGCWFHCRYNYAKLRIQERLAREGIKNKILYESTHLDPARKQTNGGGSSSS